The Mangifera indica cultivar Alphonso chromosome 19, CATAS_Mindica_2.1, whole genome shotgun sequence nucleotide sequence GCAAGGGAAACAAACCACATGCTGACTTTGTGTCAGAATGGAGAGATGCATACACGATACAGCTCTGTCAACATTCAAATTATACGAAAAAATAATACgtataatttaactttatatagtaatttaaataataaaaaataattttatatataaaaaaatatacgtttaaatatttttttaataatatattaatatcaaatttttaatttatttgattcagtAATTATAAgatcaattattaaattcaaaatttattttatttaatataattgatttttgtatAAAAGTGAAGATTTGATTAgagttaattattataaaaaaaatatgtataattttttatataaatatgatatattattatataaataaatattattttatatttaatttaaaattacttaatcatatagtaatatgtcattatttatacataaaattatataaattatttatacatataatattacttatcaattaaataatactcTTAATAGGTGcaaaaaagagaattttaaacataagataataaatatttaaatctttttgaatgatattttaaaaattaaaaatttatttatttaatataatattaaatgattaattattaaatttaaaattttacttgtttaatataattaaattcgtcccaacaacaattttaatttaaataaaattttcaggttaaaaacaaaaaaaaaaagaactcaaataaataaaatttagctGACACAATTACCATGTGGGTGGCACGTGAACCCTCCAATTTccaactctttattttattttcctatctTCACTTTCGTGTTTTGTTGGCCTAACTTTAGATATGATCACATGAAGCAACACGTAAGAGTTCGAGCTTCAAGTCAATGGTTCCTCACAAAAGCGCTTTGTGCGAATTAGGCATTTCATGGCCCCAGATTTGTCTTGACTTGACACATCGGTTTCTGTCAGCTTTGATTCGTAGAAAGGTGTTGTCCCCtctgtataaatattatatagaaaaaaacaagaaacaaaggGCGATCTCCGAGATGATATGCCTGCCTGGCTAGCTTTGCACAGCACAGACAATCAACAAGCCAAGAAAATCACGCCCAAGGCAGGCCTAAGgcattaaattattattgtaactTTGTTCTGCGTTGCTCGCTCCCTCTGAACAGATGGGTCTTTTTCGTTTGTGTGGttttactaaatttatattagggctgcatgaaaaagaaagttccaatgataaaagaagaatgagaatttaatgatattttaagattaaattatttatttatatttaatttaaatttaaaattttatctatttaatatgattgatttaaacttaaaaaaacagcCTAACTCAAAGAAGATTTCcttctttcaaaaaataaataaatttatataaggcCTCTGCCCAACTAATTAGAGACCCCAAGTCCTCCAAATGTGAAAAGTTAGATGATTGAAACCACGCAGCTTCCTTTCATTTTCTGTGTGTCTGAAACACCTTGGATAGGTATCGGACACATTTAGGAGTTGAAAACATTTAATGCACCTTCATATTCAACAATTTCGTCTCAAAAGATGGAaccatattgaaaaatatttatgaccattgatgatgatatatcaattgaACCATATTTGATGCACCTCCATATTCAACAATGTGATTTCATCTTTTGGCAGtagacaaatataaattttcatgttcattgatgaaaatattaattatctttgGTCAAACACAGTTAAAAAGGGACTATTACTTAGGGCTATATCCCAACATCCCAAACATTTTCTATCCCCTCAGCTATCTGTGAACTATACTTCCTATGTTCTGAGTTCCTATAACTTTTAATCTAAAGCCACCCATAAATGGTAGTACCTTGAATGCATATGATTGATATGCATTTCCCGGTTATGTTGAATGGAAGCGACCTGGATGCAGAATATGCATCTTCTCAGGAGTTCTGTTTGATGAACTTGAAACGCGATATTCCCACATCTTCCCTTTGTTTAGGAATTATATTCAGACAGCATGTACACTCTCTGCTTCCAAAGctatttttataacaatttagCTTTCCACCACAAGTCGAGAAAGAAAGCGCCTGACTGCCTGGCTACCCCATTGAAGACTCAATGTATGTCTACGCGACATGCCTTTCCAGAAATTGTTCATTGAGAAGTCTCATCATTTTTCCCATCTTCGTGTACACTTGCCTCATTGTCCAGCAACTGAGATTCGACATTATCTTCACCAGAAACCAAAGCTTGATTAGAGCCATCATCTGAGCTGCTGGTATTTATGTGTGGTTTATCATTCAGCTCTGATATCCTGTGATCTTCAGATTCCTTCACAGTTTCAGCATGATGTTGGGATTGAATATTCAAATCCAAAGAAGGAAAAGAGGAAGTAGCACCACCCAACCCTTTGGAAAgacaaacatatttaaaaacaaGCTGCTTATAATTATTTAGCAGGTCTTCTACATCATTGATTGTAAGGTCACCAACATGGGCAAATAAGTATGGATACTCCTGAAAGACTTTGTTCGCCTTATCCTCCTTCAAAAGCATATTTGCCCCTTTATTCTCCAACTCTGAGAGGGATGGAACTTTAGTTATCGGTGCCTGATCATTAGCAGACATTGATTTCTTACTTCCATACTTGGTTTCAGAAGACTTGGCCCATATAATAGGTTCCTTTTCCTTCTTAGAATTTAGTGCCTGATGTTTGGATTCCGTAAGTTCTTCTCTGGAAATTTGTCCAACAATTTCATCACTTTTATCAAGCATACTGTCCATCTCTGTTGCAAGACCAGAAAGAAGGGCTCGAGCAGATTCCATATTTGTTTCAAAGTCAGATTCCGACATTGAAAGGGCTTTTGCATCAATGTTTGAGATGAACGACTCTGCAGAGAGCATGTTAGTGAAAAAGTAGGCTGCTTCTCCAACCAATCGAGATTGAGACCTGAATCTTTGTATATACAATAAATTTGAGTGTAGCTGTGGAGGGTTTGCCTGAAAAATATCAGCCATACAAAGTAATTCCTTCATAGCTATTAAATATAGATCacaaataaaatgacatttcaataaaatttaaaacatcacAGCATGGAAACCCTTAGATGTTGTTAAGACTCATGTCTACATTTCTCgcaagaaagaaaaacaaatacaagGCAGAAATTATGTGGATAACGTATCACACTTAAATTATCGATCTCACCTTTATAGTAACATAAATTAGGACCGGAAGAAATTCATCAGCGCCAGGGGGATCCTCATTTGAAGCTTTGGCAGCATTAAGTAGTAAATTGTTGATAACCTTGCAACAACTGAGAATACATACAAGCTTATCTCTTGGAGCCTTATACGTATTTATCTTCTGCAGCTCTTTCTGTGCAAGCtgacaatttaaaaaagaaagatgctTCAGTAAgacaatatttaaataaatgaacCCAGAAAGATATCATTAGGTTACTCAAGTCAAAGCTGCtactaccaaaaaaaaaatgtcccacttgtttttttcccttttaaatgTGGGTATTCAACTGAAAGCTAAAAGATATACTTTTTCCCCACTACAAGCCAAATGACTTCAAATCATTGAAATTACAAAGAATGTATCCTCGCAGCATGTCAATATCTTGGATTAGGTTTCCACAAAGAACTCATACTTCTTAAAAGAACTGTCAAATACTTTAAAGCATGTTTAATTTAACATCCATCATGCACTATATCATTTCAGTGTTATTGACAACAATTTTGGAAGCACACTCACCTTGAACTCTCTTTAATGGggctaaaataacaattatccTCCAAATATAGGTTATTATTACATACAGAGCATGGCTAAGAGTGATCTCAAAAAAAGAAGCAGAGTGATGGGAGTCAACTATTAGACTTTGGAAAAATTGTCTGACACATACAGGGTTACTTCTAGAAGAGAAAACCAAGCATCATACTAAGTATCAAATGCAAGAATGATAACTCAAGGAGAAAAGAACCATATAACATGTTttcaaaattgtaataatataaaCAGGTATATATAGCATGTGAGCCTTTCCTGAGTAACAATTACTCATAAATAGCatgaaaaaaagtataaatctTGGCCCCTACATGAAAATAGCATCCAACATAAATCCCAATTGTGTAAAACAAATGCAGAGAATGCTTTAAATGTCGTAAGTCTTCTACATGAAACATACTTATACTGTCAACAAGTCCAATGAGCCAACCCTCTAGAGGGAGAAGTATTCTACATATCAGAGAGAAAATCAACTGAATGTAAATTCTTCCACTTACAAGCCATGATGATTCATTTTGAAAAGTAGAATTAATATCCAAATATTCAGGCTGAATAAATTGTTGAACCAAAGCAGTCTTCTCATAAagattttcatcaaattttacatCATCGGCAATGGATGCAAATACATGGTTAAATAGTTTTGTCATTACATACTTCTCCAACCCCTGTACGTGAAGAATTCAAAGGTACACAAGTCACTTAATAAGAAGTATAatccacataaaaaaaaattattgggaAGTAAAGTCCatttaagaaatgaaatttatgtGGTATAGCATCAAGTTATGTAGTAGTTTTATAACAGACTTGACAATAACTATCTTCCAAAAatttccataattcaatttccCTTAGTTGTTATCATGGCCCAAAGGCCAAAGTCAATAGATCCAAAat carries:
- the LOC123203118 gene encoding vacuolar protein sorting-associated protein 9A-like isoform X2, with translation MENADVFLGLQDFLERMRQPSAADFVKSIKSFIVSFSNNVPDPERGSAAVQQFFANMEAAFRAHPLWAGCSEEELESAGELAQKELQKINTYKAPRDKLVCILSCCKVINNLLLNAAKASNEDPPGADEFLPVLIYVTIKANPPQLHSNLLYIQRFRSQSRLVGEAAYFFTNMLSAESFISNIDAKALSMSESDFETNMESARALLSGLATEMDSMLDKSDEIVGQISREELTESKHQALNSKKEKEPIIWAKSSETKYGSKKSMSANDQAPITKVPSLSELENKGANMLLKEDKANKVFQEYPYLFAHVGDLTINDVEDLLNNYKQLVFKYVCLSKGLGGATSSFPSLDLNIQSQHHAETVKESEDHRISELNDKPHINTSSSDDGSNQALVSGEDNVESQLLDNEASVHEDGKNDETSQ
- the LOC123203118 gene encoding vacuolar protein sorting-associated protein 9A-like isoform X1 — translated: MENADVFLGLQDFLERMRQPSAADFVKSIKSFIVSFSNNVPDPERGSAAVQQFFANMEAAFRAHPLWAGCSEEELESAGEGLEKYVMTKLFNHVFASIADDVKFDENLYEKTALVQQFIQPEYLDINSTFQNESSWLLAQKELQKINTYKAPRDKLVCILSCCKVINNLLLNAAKASNEDPPGADEFLPVLIYVTIKANPPQLHSNLLYIQRFRSQSRLVGEAAYFFTNMLSAESFISNIDAKALSMSESDFETNMESARALLSGLATEMDSMLDKSDEIVGQISREELTESKHQALNSKKEKEPIIWAKSSETKYGSKKSMSANDQAPITKVPSLSELENKGANMLLKEDKANKVFQEYPYLFAHVGDLTINDVEDLLNNYKQLVFKYVCLSKGLGGATSSFPSLDLNIQSQHHAETVKESEDHRISELNDKPHINTSSSDDGSNQALVSGEDNVESQLLDNEASVHEDGKNDETSQ